One genomic window of Cydia strobilella chromosome 11, ilCydStro3.1, whole genome shotgun sequence includes the following:
- the LOC134745636 gene encoding cytochrome c1, heme protein, mitochondrial yields MSCQSFLSLRRFTIMAAAVGRICGARLLKSYGVLTPQVCQLSTNAQGWTKNKKLLLSTLGVVGGGVGALLFALEQSVQASGSEAHPPHQPWSHNGMFQSLDHASIRRGYEVYKQVCKACHSLEYIAFRNLVGVSHTEDEAKAEAAEVMVKDGPDEEGNYFERPGKLSDYFPSPYPNENAARAANNGAYPPDLSLIVSGRKGGEDYIFALLTGYVEPPAGLVLREGQNYNPYFPGGAISMAQVLFDEAAEFSDGTPPTASQLAKDVATFLRWCSEPELDDRRLMTIKVIGMFSILGVFVYYLKRHKWTTMKSRKLAYKPVSKK; encoded by the exons ATGTCATGTCAGTCGTTTCTTTCATTACGACGTTTTACTATCATGGCGGCCGCCGTAGGCAGGATTTGTGGGGCACGACTTTTGAAAAGTTATGGTGTGCTGACGCCCCAG GTTTGTCAGCTGTCCACTAACGCGCAAGGATGgacgaaaaacaaaaaactg TTACTGTCCACATTGGGTGTGGTTGGAGGAGGAGTGGGAGCCCTACTCTTTGCCCTCGAGCAGTCTGTGCAGGCGTCTGGCAGTGAGGCGCATCCTCCACACCAGCCCTGGAGCCACAATGGAATGTTCCAGTCATTAGACCATGCCAG TATTCGTCGAGGCTATGAAGTATACAAGCAGGTGTGCAAGGCTTGCCACTCGCTGGAGTACATCGCGTTCCGCAACCTGGTGGGCGTTTCACACACTGAGGATGAGGCCAAGGCGGAGGCCGCTGag GTGATGGTCAAGGATGGCCCTGATGAAGAGGGCAACTACTTCGAGAGGCCCGGCAAGCTGTCGGACTACTTCCCGTCGCCCTACCCCAACGAAAACGCGGCTAGAGCTGCCAACAACG GTGCGTACCCGCCCGACCTGTCCCTGATCGTGTCGGGCCGCAAGGGTGGCGAAGACTACATCTTCGCGCTGCTCACCGGCTACGTGGAGCCCCCCGCCGGCCTAGTGCTGCGAGAGGGACAGAACTACAACCCATACTTCCCCGGCGGAGCCATCTCCATGGCACAAGTACTTTTCGATGAG GCCGCCGAGTTCTCTGACGGCACGCCGCCCACGGCGTCGCAGCTGGCCAAGGACGTGGCCACGTTCCTGCGTTGGTGCTCCGAGCCCGAGCTGGACGACCGCCGCCTCATGACCATCAAGGTCATCGGCATGTTCTCCATCCTCGGCGTCTTCGTCTACTACCTCAAGCGGCACAAGTGGACCACCATGAAGTCCAGGAAGTTAGCTTACAAACCCGTctctaagaaataa